The Sphingobacteriales bacterium genome includes a region encoding these proteins:
- a CDS encoding VWA domain-containing protein: protein MKSKGKRYFIMHHRIKTSILFVFSLFIFNTLYSQIVFEQTGYQFGELKNWSQNPAIFEFYNAGTQQDAFLKSVKNPNVHVKYPNTYIEPGSSGKVLVYFEPQNIGRFTEKIKIYTVWSEKPVELTISGMVTDVLECPNLNLPADPRLLVSEQIIEVIDKNTRKPIYQADVSAIASNGKTFTRKTNRQGLINLTLETGMYLIKASATGYYPAEDYYYLNKNTLKTTIELSPVSDMSFENPEIVQPDTQMTTKKNKPEPGKIVGFVVDSLTRQPVERAFVRLSADGQVSKTYTTIADGFFSFSANNGSYQLHATASGYFPWKKSISIQLQMDTLIIEMSASKPVEEKKPPASREYLEISGIVIDAVTEKPVSNAAIKFYDQYNVPSVYTTFKDGRFRKNLKKGEYHVTIKAKGYQFYEDTLQVEKSRTGIVYILLPEDFRITTETPVPEKTDIPVLSSDTTTELLPKELFAANNIVFLIDVSSSMKQYHKLEYLKISMIRLTKVLRDIDKVSLISFSTKPKVHFISVPTDHKDTIISTIQEMEASGLTYGIQGLESAYQIATDHFIEGGNNQLIIATDGDFNSPDFSELELINLISKYASKGISLSVIGFKTDDKSIRRMKRMAAFGKGSLLVIENEEQAKSLLIDEIREKSRKKE from the coding sequence TTTTCAACACTTTATATTCACAAATTGTTTTTGAGCAAACCGGTTATCAGTTTGGAGAACTGAAAAACTGGAGTCAGAATCCGGCAATATTTGAATTTTATAATGCCGGAACCCAACAGGATGCTTTTTTGAAATCAGTAAAAAACCCCAATGTTCATGTCAAATACCCGAATACTTACATAGAGCCGGGAAGCAGCGGAAAAGTGCTGGTATATTTTGAGCCGCAGAATATTGGCCGTTTCACTGAAAAAATAAAAATATACACGGTTTGGTCGGAAAAACCTGTTGAACTGACCATCAGTGGAATGGTAACGGATGTGCTGGAATGTCCTAATCTAAATCTTCCTGCTGATCCCCGCCTGCTCGTTTCGGAACAGATTATAGAAGTGATAGATAAAAATACCCGAAAACCCATTTATCAGGCAGACGTTTCGGCTATTGCCTCAAACGGTAAAACATTTACAAGAAAAACCAACCGGCAAGGATTGATTAACCTGACCCTTGAAACAGGCATGTATTTAATAAAAGCCTCGGCAACAGGATATTATCCGGCTGAAGACTACTATTATCTGAATAAAAACACACTTAAAACCACCATTGAACTTAGCCCTGTATCAGACATGTCGTTTGAAAACCCGGAAATTGTTCAGCCTGACACTCAGATGACTACTAAAAAAAATAAACCTGAACCCGGAAAAATAGTCGGTTTTGTTGTGGATTCGCTGACCCGCCAGCCGGTTGAAAGGGCATTTGTCAGGCTATCTGCTGACGGACAGGTTTCAAAAACCTATACAACCATAGCTGACGGTTTCTTTAGTTTTTCAGCAAATAATGGCAGTTATCAGCTTCATGCCACTGCATCAGGATATTTCCCATGGAAAAAATCAATTAGTATTCAGCTACAAATGGATACCCTGATTATCGAAATGTCGGCCAGCAAACCTGTTGAAGAGAAAAAACCACCTGCAAGCCGGGAATATCTGGAAATAAGCGGAATTGTAATAGATGCCGTTACTGAAAAGCCTGTCTCCAATGCTGCGATTAAGTTTTACGATCAATACAATGTTCCTTCAGTTTATACTACTTTCAAAGACGGACGATTCCGGAAAAATCTGAAAAAGGGAGAATATCACGTTACGATTAAAGCAAAAGGCTATCAGTTTTATGAAGACACCTTACAGGTCGAAAAAAGCAGGACGGGTATTGTTTACATTCTTCTGCCCGAAGATTTCAGGATAACTACAGAAACACCCGTGCCTGAAAAAACGGACATCCCCGTATTGTCTTCCGATACCACCACAGAGCTTTTGCCGAAAGAACTTTTTGCCGCAAACAATATTGTGTTTCTGATTGATGTCTCGTCATCCATGAAGCAATATCATAAACTTGAATACCTGAAAATATCCATGATCCGGCTGACAAAAGTTTTGAGAGATATTGACAAAGTAAGTCTGATCAGTTTTTCGACCAAACCGAAGGTACATTTCATTTCGGTGCCTACAGACCATAAAGACACCATCATTTCCACCATTCAGGAAATGGAGGCTTCAGGACTGACTTATGGCATTCAGGGACTTGAATCTGCTTATCAGATTGCCACTGACCATTTTATTGAAGGTGGTAATAACCAGCTCATTATCGCCACTGACGGAGATTTCAATAGTCCTGATTTTTCTGAACTTGAACTCATTAACCTCATTTCAAAATATGCCTCAAAAGGTATTAGCTTGTCTGTAATCGGATTTAAAACGGATGATAAATCAATAAGGCGAATGAAAAGAATGGCAGCATTTGGGAAAGGGAGCCTCCTTGTCATTGAAAATGAAGAGCAGGCAAAAAGTTTACTGATTGATGAAATCAGAGAAAAATCGAGAAAAAAGGAATGA
- the secA gene encoding preprotein translocase subunit SecA, with translation MSNIITKTLTSLFGSKTERDVKQLYPYVVKINSFYEKLKDLSNDELRQKSNEFREKINNHLREFREKIEEIKAQIEENQEMEPEEKEELYKEIDKIKKEENKELEKILMDLLPEAFAVVKETSRRFTENNEIRVKATERDKFLAVKKDFVRIEGDEAVYRNEWMAAGGKIKWNMVHYDVQLMGGVVLHQGKIAEMATGEGKTLVSTLPAYLNALAGKGVHIVTVNDYLARRDCEWNGPLYEFLNVTVDCIEYYKPNTSERRNAYLADITYGTNNEFGFDYLRDNMARSIDDLVQREHHYAMVDEVDSVLIDDARTPLIISGPTETSDKDQENFYELKPRVEKLIRLQKDYINKALNIAKNALSDSFDYKETSEPAMMLLRSFRGLPKNKALIKFLSEPGVKTYLQKVENYYLAEQQKHMPEIDKELYFVIDEKNNSVELTDKGIEAITSAGEDPHFFVLPDVGNEISAIEHSNLSPAEKQEKKDLLYKDFAIKSERIHIINQLLKAYTLFEKDVEYIVDEGKIKIVDENTGRVLEGRRYSEGLHQAIEAKENVKVEKLTQTYATITLQNYFRMYHKLCGMTGTAETEATEFWSIYKLDVVVIPTNRPMIRKDYPDLIYKTMREKYNAIVDEISRLVDAGRPVLVGTTSVEISELLSKILERRKIRHNVLNAKHHQKEAEIVAEAGRAGTVTIATNMAGRGTDIKLGPGVVEAGGLAIIGTERHEARRIDRQLMGRAGRQGDPGTSQFYVSLEDNLMRLFGSEKISRILDRFGYKEGEVIQHSIISKNIERAQRKVEENHFGIRKRLLEYDDVMNSQREVIYTRRRNALFGERLAVDLNNMLRDFCDDLIEIHRSTGDIHSLDYDVMRYFATSSGITEEDFLEKKGGELSEMLFSNIKSHYNRKLNSIAEKAWPVIRRVYEDRGKVLKYIVVPFTDGRKVIEVLVDLEKAYKTRGKEIIHAFERMTSLAHIDDRWKEHLRELDDLKQSVQNATYEQKDPILIYKLESFNLFEKMLGRINAEVLPMIFKGDILTQDPEQVEEAKMPKKSDFSKLRESRPDNFEGTKMPEGMSTGGEERKNVPVRVEKKVGRNDPCPCGSGKKYKNCHGAS, from the coding sequence ATGTCGAACATTATCACAAAGACCCTGACTTCACTTTTTGGCAGCAAAACCGAACGGGATGTAAAACAATTGTATCCTTATGTAGTTAAAATCAATTCCTTTTATGAAAAACTAAAAGATTTATCGAATGATGAGTTGCGTCAGAAATCAAATGAATTCAGGGAAAAAATTAACAATCACCTCAGAGAGTTCAGGGAAAAAATCGAAGAAATAAAAGCACAGATTGAAGAAAATCAGGAAATGGAGCCTGAGGAAAAGGAAGAACTTTACAAGGAAATTGACAAAATTAAAAAAGAGGAAAATAAAGAACTGGAAAAAATATTGATGGATTTGCTTCCGGAGGCATTTGCGGTGGTAAAAGAAACATCGAGGAGATTTACGGAAAACAATGAAATCAGGGTAAAAGCAACAGAAAGAGATAAGTTTCTTGCTGTAAAAAAAGATTTTGTCAGGATTGAAGGTGATGAAGCAGTTTACCGGAACGAATGGATGGCAGCCGGTGGTAAAATCAAGTGGAACATGGTTCATTACGATGTTCAGCTGATGGGAGGTGTTGTTCTTCATCAGGGAAAGATTGCTGAAATGGCAACCGGTGAAGGAAAAACTCTTGTCTCGACACTTCCTGCCTATCTGAATGCCCTTGCCGGTAAAGGTGTTCATATTGTGACGGTCAATGATTATCTGGCCAGACGTGACTGTGAATGGAACGGCCCTCTGTATGAATTTCTCAATGTAACTGTCGATTGTATAGAATATTATAAACCCAATACTTCAGAAAGAAGAAACGCATATCTGGCTGATATTACTTATGGGACAAACAACGAATTTGGCTTTGACTACCTTCGTGATAACATGGCACGCAGCATTGACGACCTTGTTCAGCGTGAACACCATTATGCCATGGTCGATGAAGTCGATTCCGTTTTGATTGACGATGCCCGTACTCCATTGATTATTTCCGGCCCTACTGAAACAAGCGACAAAGACCAGGAGAATTTTTATGAGTTAAAACCCCGTGTGGAGAAACTGATACGTCTTCAGAAAGATTATATAAACAAGGCTCTCAACATTGCAAAAAATGCACTTTCAGATTCTTTTGATTATAAGGAAACATCAGAGCCAGCCATGATGCTCCTGCGTTCTTTCAGGGGACTACCGAAAAACAAAGCATTAATCAAGTTTCTGAGTGAGCCCGGAGTGAAAACTTACCTTCAAAAGGTTGAAAATTACTACCTTGCCGAACAGCAAAAACACATGCCCGAAATTGACAAAGAACTCTATTTTGTCATTGATGAAAAAAACAATTCGGTTGAACTCACCGACAAGGGTATCGAAGCCATTACTTCGGCCGGTGAAGACCCGCATTTTTTCGTATTACCGGATGTCGGAAACGAAATTTCTGCCATCGAACACTCAAATCTTTCACCGGCTGAAAAGCAGGAGAAAAAAGACCTCCTTTATAAAGACTTTGCTATTAAATCTGAGAGAATACACATTATCAATCAGTTGCTGAAAGCTTATACTTTATTTGAAAAAGATGTTGAATATATTGTTGATGAAGGAAAGATAAAGATAGTTGATGAAAATACAGGCCGTGTACTCGAAGGCAGGAGATATTCGGAAGGATTGCATCAGGCAATAGAAGCCAAGGAAAACGTAAAAGTTGAAAAGCTGACACAAACCTATGCCACCATAACCCTTCAGAACTACTTCAGGATGTATCACAAGCTTTGCGGGATGACGGGTACTGCTGAGACAGAAGCCACTGAATTCTGGTCAATCTATAAACTGGATGTAGTTGTCATACCGACCAACCGTCCGATGATCAGAAAAGATTATCCCGATCTGATTTACAAGACTATGCGGGAAAAGTACAATGCCATAGTTGATGAAATCAGCAGATTGGTGGATGCAGGAAGGCCTGTCCTGGTAGGTACAACCTCCGTTGAAATTTCCGAATTGCTGAGTAAAATATTGGAGAGGAGAAAAATCAGGCACAATGTTTTGAATGCCAAGCATCACCAGAAAGAAGCGGAAATAGTAGCAGAGGCAGGACGTGCCGGAACAGTAACCATAGCCACCAATATGGCCGGTCGCGGTACCGACATTAAGTTGGGGCCTGGCGTTGTCGAAGCAGGTGGACTCGCCATCATCGGTACGGAAAGGCATGAAGCGAGGCGTATCGACAGGCAGTTGATGGGGAGGGCAGGCAGGCAGGGCGATCCGGGTACTTCTCAGTTTTATGTCAGCCTTGAAGACAACCTCATGCGTTTGTTCGGATCTGAGAAAATTTCAAGGATTTTAGACCGCTTCGGCTACAAGGAAGGTGAAGTCATTCAACATTCCATTATCTCAAAAAATATTGAACGGGCACAGAGAAAAGTTGAAGAAAATCATTTCGGCATACGAAAAAGGTTGCTGGAATATGATGATGTGATGAATTCTCAGCGTGAGGTCATCTACACCCGCAGAAGAAATGCCCTTTTTGGAGAAAGGCTTGCTGTTGACCTGAATAATATGTTACGAGATTTTTGTGATGACCTGATAGAAATTCACCGCAGCACTGGCGATATACATTCCCTCGATTATGATGTCATGCGCTATTTTGCCACCTCTTCAGGAATCACCGAAGAAGATTTCCTGGAAAAGAAAGGTGGTGAACTCAGCGAGATGCTTTTTTCCAACATTAAAAGCCATTACAACCGTAAACTCAACAGCATTGCTGAAAAAGCATGGCCTGTTATACGCAGGGTGTATGAAGACCGCGGTAAAGTACTCAAATATATCGTGGTTCCATTTACCGATGGAAGAAAAGTTATCGAAGTGCTGGTTGATCTCGAAAAAGCTTATAAAACCAGAGGAAAAGAGATTATTCACGCATTTGAGAGGATGACTTCCCTGGCACACATTGACGACCGCTGGAAAGAACACCTTCGCGAGCTGGACGACCTTAAGCAGAGTGTTCAGAACGCCACGTATGAACAGAAAGACCCGATTTTAATCTATAAACTCGAATCCTTCAATCTCTTTGAAAAAATGCTCGGAAGAATCAATGCAGAAGTCCTTCCGATGATTTTCAAAGGTGATATTCTGACACAGGATCCTGAACAGGTCGAAGAAGCCAAAATGCCTAAAAAATCTGACTTTAGCAAGCTTCGCGAATCCCGGCCTGATAATTTTGAAGGTACTAAAATGCCTGAAGGAATGAGTACAGGTGGGGAAGAGCGAAAAAATGTCCCCGTCAGGGTCGAAAAAAAGGTTGGTAGAAATGATCCATGTCCTTGCGGAAGTGGAAAAAAATATAAAAACTGTCATGGAGCAAGTTAA
- a CDS encoding YqhA family protein: protein MKKIFESGSKLVILASLSLFVGFIVSSLYGFYILGKTVFITFNGYEHLDSGLLAINIIKVIDIQLLAVIQYVMSVGLYELFIGDLNLPPWLNIRTIDQLKSKLASVIILILAVKFTEKVMDWKHHMDILYLAIGVSLVIFVLTYYYKVKEERHEE from the coding sequence ATGAAAAAAATTTTTGAATCAGGCAGCAAACTCGTTATTCTGGCTTCATTAAGCTTATTTGTCGGGTTTATTGTCAGCTCCCTCTATGGGTTTTATATTCTGGGCAAAACAGTATTTATTACTTTTAACGGCTATGAACATCTTGATTCCGGCCTGCTGGCCATAAACATAATCAAAGTTATTGATATACAATTGCTTGCCGTCATTCAATATGTGATGTCAGTCGGACTTTACGAACTTTTTATCGGAGACCTGAACCTGCCCCCCTGGTTAAACATCCGCACCATCGATCAACTGAAAAGCAAGCTTGCCAGCGTGATTATTCTGATACTTGCCGTTAAGTTTACCGAAAAGGTAATGGACTGGAAACACCATATGGATATACTGTATCTCGCTATTGGCGTTTCGCTGGTAATATTCGTCTTGACCTATTATTACAAAGTAAAGGAAGAAAGACATGAGGAATGA
- a CDS encoding SPOR domain-containing protein, translating into MKHCFVILLILSLKVLNVKAQQQIVFHHDFRMDTLMQRSLEKNIKEKGMQGFRVQIYSGSNRQTANQVKSLFMQSYPDVRVYLSFTQPYFKVRAGDFRTRIEAFPLYFALKQDEKFKGVMIVPDKIEFPELKY; encoded by the coding sequence GTGAAACACTGTTTCGTCATATTGCTGATCCTCTCATTAAAGGTTTTGAATGTAAAAGCTCAGCAACAGATTGTTTTTCATCATGATTTCAGAATGGATACCCTGATGCAGCGATCTTTGGAAAAGAATATTAAAGAAAAGGGTATGCAGGGGTTCCGGGTTCAGATTTATTCAGGTTCTAACCGTCAGACAGCTAATCAGGTTAAGTCGTTGTTTATGCAGTCTTATCCCGATGTCAGGGTGTATCTGAGTTTTACACAACCTTATTTCAAAGTCAGGGCAGGTGATTTCAGAACCCGAATCGAAGCCTTTCCCTTGTATTTTGCACTTAAGCAGGATGAAAAGTTCAAAGGTGTCATGATTGTACCCGACAAAATTGAATTTCCGGAACTAAAATACTAA
- a CDS encoding amino acid permease, which translates to MKQLFRTKPIESYSQSHGQLRRGSLSVIDLTSLGIAAIIGGGIFSAIGEVAARGGPGVSLLFIFTAIACGFSGLCYAVFASRIPVSGSAYTYAYVSFGELIAWIIGWDLILEYAIGNIAVALSWSDYFTGMLDGLGIHLPEYLTCDYWTASHQLTQEGTIAWQQAPVFLNIRLIGDIPAFLIVVFISVFVYVGIRESKIAGNLMVLLKIVVLLIVIGIGAFYIHPENWKPFAPHGISGILKGVGGVFFAYIGFDAITTTAEECRHPQRDLPKAMIASLLITTVLYVVITLVLTGIVRYSDLEGGDPLAKVFRMLNMPFISFLVAFGAIIAMASVLLVFQVGQPRIWMSMSRDGLLPSKFSHIHKRFKTPDFATIITCLLVALPSLFLNISEVTDLTSIGTLFAFILVCGGVFILEDTGKLNSDNSHKGFQLPKIKSRWVVPFVWLAIILFSLFFNRDNLENFFSFHQGESFFHQLFSKILSAFFILCSVIVSVRAVMKNLNAIPVFGLMTNLFLMTELTTATWIRFLVWMCIGLCIYFFFSRKNSLLNVKVR; encoded by the coding sequence TTGAAGCAGTTATTCAGAACAAAGCCTATTGAAAGCTACAGTCAATCCCATGGGCAGCTTCGAAGAGGCAGCCTGTCGGTCATTGACCTGACTTCGCTCGGGATAGCTGCCATTATCGGAGGTGGTATTTTCAGCGCAATCGGGGAAGTGGCAGCAAGAGGAGGGCCTGGGGTTAGCTTATTGTTCATTTTTACGGCAATAGCATGTGGATTTTCAGGTTTGTGTTATGCTGTTTTTGCTTCCAGAATTCCTGTCAGCGGAAGCGCATATACATACGCTTATGTGAGTTTCGGTGAACTTATCGCCTGGATTATCGGATGGGATTTGATTCTGGAATATGCCATCGGAAATATTGCTGTTGCTTTGTCGTGGTCTGACTATTTTACCGGTATGCTTGACGGACTGGGCATTCACCTGCCGGAATATCTGACCTGCGATTACTGGACAGCTTCCCATCAGCTTACTCAGGAAGGGACTATTGCCTGGCAACAGGCTCCTGTATTTCTGAATATCCGCCTCATTGGCGACATCCCTGCTTTTCTGATTGTCGTATTCATCAGTGTTTTTGTTTATGTGGGTATTCGTGAATCTAAAATTGCAGGTAACCTGATGGTGCTGCTGAAAATCGTTGTCTTGCTGATAGTCATAGGTATTGGTGCTTTTTATATTCATCCTGAAAACTGGAAACCTTTTGCCCCTCACGGCATCAGCGGAATTTTAAAAGGGGTGGGTGGTGTTTTCTTTGCTTATATCGGATTTGATGCCATTACTACCACTGCCGAAGAATGCCGCCATCCGCAAAGGGATTTGCCAAAAGCCATGATTGCTTCTTTGCTTATCACTACTGTATTATATGTTGTAATAACCCTTGTATTAACAGGCATTGTCCGTTATTCTGATCTGGAAGGCGGAGACCCGCTGGCCAAAGTATTCCGGATGCTCAACATGCCGTTTATTTCCTTTTTGGTTGCCTTCGGAGCTATCATTGCCATGGCCAGTGTATTGCTCGTCTTTCAGGTCGGGCAACCCAGAATCTGGATGAGCATGAGCCGTGACGGGCTTCTTCCTTCGAAATTCTCACATATTCATAAACGCTTTAAAACTCCTGATTTTGCCACCATCATCACCTGCCTGCTGGTGGCACTCCCTTCTCTCTTTCTCAACATCAGTGAAGTAACCGATCTGACAAGTATCGGAACTCTTTTCGCTTTTATCCTTGTCTGCGGTGGGGTTTTTATCCTTGAAGATACCGGAAAACTTAATTCAGACAATAGTCATAAAGGTTTTCAGTTGCCGAAAATCAAAAGCAGATGGGTTGTGCCTTTCGTATGGCTGGCTATCATCCTGTTCAGCCTGTTTTTTAACCGTGATAACCTTGAGAATTTTTTCTCTTTTCACCAGGGTGAAAGCTTTTTCCATCAACTGTTTTCCAAAATTTTATCTGCATTTTTTATTTTATGTTCGGTGATCGTTTCGGTCAGGGCAGTGATGAAAAACCTGAATGCCATCCCTGTATTTGGGCTCATGACCAATCTTTTTCTGATGACCGAACTGACAACAGCCACATGGATCAGATTTCTTGTCTGGATGTGTATTGGCTTATGTATTTACTTTTTTTTCAGCCGTAAAAACAGTTTATTAAATGTAAAGGTCAGATGA
- a CDS encoding amidohydrolase, with protein sequence MLLSKIKSLADKNSSYLSYLRQHFHANPELSFAEYQTAAFIENELHQLGLQPERMAGTGLTATIRGCDVDKKVVALRADMDALPIHEMNDESYRSKNDGVMHACGHDAHMTMLLGAARILSELKNEFSGSVKLIFQPAEEKVPGGAKAMIEKGVLENPPVSLVVGQHVLPELPAGKAGFCPGYFMASSDEIYIKIIGKGGHAAMPWKAIDPVSIMAQVITAVQQLISRQTPATIPAVLSFGKVVANGAVNVIPEEAYLEGTFRTFDENYRCEIHEKLPAMVSAIASGMGAKAITEIRKGYPALYNDPALTAGFKELAIQYLGADNVVELPQRMTSEDFAYFSLNRPSVFYRLGSGFSDKESYPLHHSRFDLPESILGPGSGLMAFLAISSLK encoded by the coding sequence ATGCTTCTAAGTAAAATCAAATCTTTAGCTGATAAAAACAGCAGTTATCTTTCCTATTTACGGCAACATTTTCATGCAAATCCCGAATTATCCTTTGCCGAATATCAGACTGCCGCTTTTATCGAAAATGAACTTCATCAACTTGGACTTCAACCAGAGCGTATGGCAGGAACAGGTTTGACTGCCACTATCAGGGGATGTGATGTAGATAAAAAAGTAGTTGCCCTGCGAGCCGATATGGATGCCCTGCCAATCCATGAGATGAATGACGAATCGTATCGCTCTAAAAATGATGGAGTTATGCATGCCTGTGGTCATGATGCCCACATGACCATGTTGCTGGGAGCTGCCCGTATTTTGTCAGAGCTGAAAAATGAATTCAGCGGCTCGGTAAAACTGATTTTTCAGCCTGCCGAAGAAAAGGTACCTGGCGGAGCAAAAGCCATGATAGAAAAGGGTGTGCTTGAAAATCCTCCCGTAAGCCTTGTAGTCGGGCAGCATGTATTGCCGGAACTTCCAGCCGGTAAAGCAGGTTTCTGCCCGGGTTATTTTATGGCTTCTTCAGATGAAATTTATATTAAAATCATCGGAAAAGGCGGACATGCGGCTATGCCATGGAAGGCTATTGATCCTGTCAGCATTATGGCTCAGGTTATTACGGCTGTTCAGCAACTGATAAGCCGGCAAACGCCTGCAACCATTCCCGCTGTTTTGTCTTTTGGAAAAGTTGTTGCCAATGGTGCAGTCAATGTCATTCCTGAAGAAGCTTATCTTGAAGGCACTTTCAGAACTTTTGATGAAAATTACAGGTGTGAGATTCACGAAAAACTTCCGGCCATGGTTTCGGCCATTGCTTCAGGAATGGGCGCTAAAGCCATAACAGAAATCAGAAAAGGTTATCCTGCCCTTTACAATGACCCTGCCCTGACAGCCGGTTTTAAAGAACTGGCCATACAATATCTGGGGGCAGATAATGTGGTTGAACTTCCCCAACGAATGACATCCGAAGATTTTGCTTACTTTTCCCTGAACAGGCCTTCGGTTTTTTACCGTTTGGGAAGTGGTTTTTCAGATAAAGAAAGCTATCCTCTTCATCATTCGAGATTCGATCTTCCGGAGTCAATCCTTGGTCCGGGTAGCGGATTAATGGCTTTTTTAGCAATTTCGTCTTTGAAATGA
- a CDS encoding T9SS type A sorting domain-containing protein has protein sequence MIWFSIISMETMAQSSDTNRRICLTHQMSLINKEKFRPLPEFQYRNEQELDVTQEYYIIPVVIHVIHNDGVENLSDNILKSQIEVLNEDFGHYGAYNNDPRGKDAKIRFCLASRDPDGNPTSGIIRVKSDQTDMSSDNEMLMKNLSYWNPEKYLNIWVVKSIDGSSNIQGYSYMPSQSGGPSFEGDGIVIVYKFFGRNSGLHNDYHLGRTCTHEMGHYFDLKHPWGGDDFDNGEGDCHDDDGILDTPNCSLDYYSKPPVCAHPQQCGNVRMIENFMDYSLDDCMKLYTPGQIQRMISAIKKYRNVLVSYDNMISTGCTYYFDSVNSNTRVDIYPNPASRTLYFETHLMIGKSTLNLTLYDLFGKILLTKSIPETGKQLFALHLTDISPGIYIVKGDFGGEAFTKKIVVGEGY, from the coding sequence TTGATCTGGTTTTCAATCATTTCAATGGAAACGATGGCTCAATCTTCTGATACGAACAGGAGAATTTGTCTGACACATCAGATGTCGCTGATTAACAAGGAAAAATTCAGGCCTTTACCTGAATTTCAGTACAGAAATGAACAGGAACTCGATGTTACTCAGGAATATTACATAATTCCCGTAGTCATTCATGTTATTCATAATGATGGAGTTGAAAATCTGAGCGATAATATTCTGAAATCGCAGATTGAGGTACTGAACGAAGATTTTGGGCATTATGGTGCCTATAACAACGATCCAAGGGGAAAAGACGCTAAAATTCGTTTTTGCCTTGCTTCCCGTGATCCGGATGGCAACCCGACTTCCGGGATTATACGGGTAAAAAGCGACCAGACTGATATGTCGTCAGACAATGAAATGTTGATGAAAAACCTCAGTTACTGGAATCCTGAGAAGTATCTGAACATCTGGGTAGTAAAATCAATTGATGGCAGTTCAAATATTCAGGGATATTCCTATATGCCTTCCCAGTCAGGTGGCCCTTCTTTCGAAGGTGATGGAATAGTGATCGTTTATAAATTTTTCGGCCGTAACAGCGGCTTACACAATGATTATCATCTTGGCCGAACCTGTACACATGAAATGGGACATTATTTCGACCTGAAACATCCCTGGGGAGGTGATGATTTCGATAACGGAGAAGGTGATTGCCACGATGATGATGGTATTCTCGATACTCCGAACTGCTCACTGGATTATTATTCAAAACCTCCGGTTTGTGCTCATCCGCAGCAGTGTGGGAATGTCAGGATGATTGAAAACTTTATGGATTATTCGCTGGATGATTGTATGAAACTTTATACCCCCGGACAGATTCAGAGAATGATAAGTGCCATAAAAAAATACAGAAATGTATTGGTCAGCTACGACAATATGATCAGCACGGGCTGCACTTATTATTTTGATTCCGTTAACTCAAATACAAGGGTGGATATTTATCCCAATCCTGCTTCACGCACACTTTATTTTGAAACACATCTGATGATCGGTAAATCAACACTGAATTTAACTCTTTACGATCTTTTCGGGAAAATTTTATTGACAAAATCAATTCCCGAAACAGGGAAGCAGCTTTTTGCCCTTCATCTGACCGATATCAGTCCGGGAATCTATATTGTAAAAGGTGATTTTGGGGGTGAAGCATTCACGAAGAAGATTGTTGTCGGAGAGGGCTACTGA
- the deoC gene encoding deoxyribose-phosphate aldolase, protein MDISGYIEHTFLKPDASRQQIEQICAEAIKYKFAGVCIPPYFVRFARQLLNNTHVRLVTVVGFPLGYTIVNAKVEETRKALDEGVDEIDMVMNIAALKAGDIKPFVEDIESVATLCRLKAKTIKVILETNLLSDDEIKKACEISATIGVDYVKTCTGFFGGVQLAHVELMKSVLPEKVKIKASGGIRDRQFALALIEAGAKRLGTSSGVDLILQK, encoded by the coding sequence ATCGATATTTCCGGGTATATTGAGCATACTTTTCTGAAACCGGATGCAAGCAGACAACAGATTGAACAGATTTGTGCTGAAGCGATAAAATACAAATTTGCCGGTGTTTGTATTCCCCCTTATTTTGTCAGGTTTGCCAGGCAGCTATTGAATAATACCCATGTCAGGCTGGTTACCGTTGTTGGTTTTCCCCTTGGCTATACCATTGTGAATGCAAAAGTGGAAGAAACCCGTAAGGCTCTTGACGAAGGGGTCGATGAAATTGATATGGTGATGAATATTGCTGCTTTGAAGGCAGGAGATATTAAGCCATTTGTCGAAGATATTGAAAGTGTGGCAACCCTGTGCCGTCTGAAAGCCAAGACCATCAAGGTGATCCTTGAAACCAACCTGTTATCGGATGATGAAATTAAAAAAGCCTGTGAAATCAGCGCAACGATAGGCGTTGATTACGTGAAAACATGTACAGGATTTTTTGGAGGGGTTCAGCTTGCCCATGTTGAACTGATGAAATCGGTTTTGCCGGAAAAAGTGAAAATCAAAGCTTCCGGTGGAATACGCGACAGACAGTTTGCGCTGGCTCTCATTGAAGCAGGAGCAAAAAGGCTTGGTACTTCTTCCGGTGTTGATTTAATTCTTCAAAAGTGA